The Acidianus manzaensis genome has a window encoding:
- a CDS encoding arginine deiminase family protein — MLKITAEWKRTRSLLLHEPGIEMFYGILDPDTFLYMRRFNIIKAVQQHKKLQETLKSLGIEILKLKDLIISNTEKNSEFKNILENTAMNFIRFEGDAIEEEMQEFKKDIGLIDSETLFNIILLNPIVLSHKALGIPEYTPRVLNEEPLANLYFVRDPAIITDKGPVIGRMSKRIRRRETELIKLVFKALSENIIKEVNEPGYLEGGDYMPFQDFVIIGSGERTTVSGIMQITDALDFNEIVIAYNPEIENTNDYMLTMHLDMYLNSPKEGIIVGNLDTLKKTLIHVYTRNNNNLVLRQKTNLLDYLTKDKKMKIINITLAEQLAYSSNFLTIDNGKIITPDIEKNMKNVIQYLEMKKYTDLENIIKSQYSSLKLNNDFFPAKKEVKEEGIEYITIDVSELTGGFGGIHCMTMPIKKD, encoded by the coding sequence ATGCTAAAGATTACAGCAGAATGGAAAAGGACTAGATCATTACTTTTACATGAGCCTGGAATAGAAATGTTCTATGGCATTCTAGATCCAGATACTTTTCTCTATATGAGAAGATTTAATATAATAAAAGCAGTACAACAACATAAAAAACTCCAAGAAACATTAAAAAGTCTAGGAATAGAAATATTAAAGCTAAAAGATCTAATAATATCAAATACAGAAAAAAATTCCGAATTTAAAAACATTCTAGAAAATACAGCAATGAATTTCATTAGATTCGAAGGAGATGCCATAGAAGAAGAAATGCAAGAATTCAAAAAAGATATAGGATTAATAGACTCCGAAACATTATTTAATATAATCCTTTTAAATCCAATTGTCCTATCGCATAAAGCATTAGGAATACCAGAATATACACCAAGAGTACTAAACGAAGAACCATTAGCAAACTTATACTTTGTTAGAGATCCAGCAATAATAACAGACAAAGGACCCGTAATAGGTAGAATGAGCAAAAGAATAAGAAGAAGAGAAACAGAACTAATAAAACTAGTATTTAAAGCATTATCAGAAAATATAATAAAGGAGGTTAACGAACCAGGCTACTTGGAAGGAGGAGATTATATGCCATTCCAAGACTTTGTTATAATAGGATCAGGAGAAAGAACGACTGTAAGTGGAATAATGCAAATAACTGATGCATTAGACTTTAATGAAATAGTTATAGCATACAATCCTGAAATAGAAAATACTAACGATTACATGCTTACAATGCATCTCGATATGTACTTAAATTCACCAAAAGAAGGAATAATAGTAGGAAATTTAGATACCCTCAAAAAAACACTAATCCACGTTTATACAAGGAATAACAATAATTTAGTATTAAGACAAAAAACAAATCTTCTAGATTACTTAACAAAAGATAAAAAAATGAAAATAATCAATATAACATTAGCTGAACAGCTAGCATACTCCTCAAACTTTCTTACAATAGATAACGGAAAAATTATAACTCCTGATATAGAAAAAAACATGAAAAATGTAATACAATATTTAGAAATGAAAAAATATACAGATCTAGAAAATATAATAAAATCTCAGTATTCGTCACTAAAACTTAATAATGATTTCTTCCCAGCTAAAAAAGAAGTAAAGGAAGAAGGAATCGAATACATTACAATAGATGTCTCAGAACTAACTGGAGGATTTGGTGGAATACATTGCATGACAATGCCGATAAA